Proteins from a genomic interval of Rubinisphaera italica:
- a CDS encoding arylsulfatase produces MLNLKQHFQFLFLVSFFVGLSPLSGTIFAQPASPNIVVILADDMGFSDLGCYGSEIETPNIDALADNGLKFTQFYNTARCWPTRAALMTGLYPHQVNMAMNFGPNAPAGYTGVVPQSARMIPELLKTVGYRTYHVGKWHLNSRGPLHNETWPLARGYDHSYLMLRQDNFHNPKLLFDDKQRIERPGDQDPDYYVTTAFTDQAIRRLKEHQQNDSEKPFFLYLAHTAPHFPLHAKAEDVAKYLGKYRMGWDELRIRRHQKQLDSGLLNCKLSDRDPAAVAWETLSKEEQIEWDSRMATYAAMIDRIDVGVGRIVNQLKEMNAFQNTLIFVLSDNGSSAEYIVRGDGHQPGAAPGSRESYRCLEVGWSNAANTPFREHKMWTYEGGIATPLIVHWPNGVKFPGTQNASIGHVIDLLPTICDVAGAEYPQEYADQSTQSLPGVSLSASFENQEIPDREFLFWEHQGHKAIRKGDWKLVARRQEPWSLYNLKEDRSELHDVAETHRKIVSELATQWQKTAQETNVVEWNTFPQSQNRHTPEYREK; encoded by the coding sequence ATGCTCAATCTAAAACAGCATTTCCAATTTCTGTTCCTTGTCAGTTTCTTCGTTGGACTCTCACCGCTTTCGGGAACGATATTTGCCCAGCCTGCATCACCTAACATCGTTGTGATTTTAGCGGACGATATGGGATTTTCTGATCTTGGTTGCTACGGCAGCGAAATTGAGACCCCCAATATCGATGCACTGGCTGACAATGGTTTGAAGTTCACTCAGTTCTACAACACCGCTCGATGCTGGCCGACACGCGCTGCCTTAATGACTGGCCTTTATCCTCATCAGGTCAACATGGCAATGAACTTTGGGCCGAATGCTCCCGCTGGATACACGGGAGTGGTTCCACAATCCGCTCGGATGATTCCCGAACTCCTCAAGACAGTTGGATATCGCACCTACCATGTCGGCAAGTGGCACCTCAACAGCCGTGGACCGCTGCATAATGAAACCTGGCCACTCGCACGAGGGTACGATCATTCCTATTTGATGCTTCGGCAGGACAATTTTCACAATCCGAAATTATTGTTCGATGACAAACAACGCATTGAACGACCGGGTGATCAGGATCCCGATTATTACGTCACGACTGCATTTACCGACCAGGCCATTCGACGTCTCAAAGAACATCAGCAAAACGATTCTGAGAAACCTTTCTTTTTGTATCTGGCACATACTGCTCCTCACTTTCCCCTGCATGCCAAAGCGGAAGATGTTGCAAAATATCTTGGCAAATATCGGATGGGTTGGGATGAGCTTCGCATCAGGCGACACCAGAAGCAGCTCGACTCTGGATTGCTCAATTGCAAATTGTCCGATCGCGACCCTGCAGCGGTTGCCTGGGAGACTCTTTCGAAAGAAGAGCAAATCGAATGGGACTCCCGCATGGCGACTTATGCAGCCATGATCGATCGAATTGATGTTGGCGTTGGTCGAATTGTAAATCAGCTCAAAGAAATGAACGCTTTTCAAAATACCCTGATCTTCGTTCTGTCAGATAATGGTTCCAGCGCAGAATACATCGTTCGGGGTGATGGTCACCAACCTGGCGCTGCTCCCGGTTCGCGTGAATCGTATCGCTGCCTCGAAGTCGGCTGGTCGAATGCGGCCAATACTCCCTTCCGCGAACATAAAATGTGGACCTATGAAGGAGGCATTGCCACGCCGCTGATTGTCCATTGGCCTAATGGTGTCAAGTTCCCTGGCACTCAAAATGCAAGCATTGGTCATGTGATAGACCTGCTTCCCACAATTTGCGATGTTGCCGGGGCCGAGTACCCTCAAGAATATGCTGACCAATCAACTCAATCACTGCCCGGAGTCAGCCTGTCAGCCTCGTTCGAAAATCAGGAAATCCCGGATCGTGAATTTTTATTCTGGGAGCATCAAGGACACAAAGCGATCCGCAAAGGAGACTGGAAACTGGTCGCCAGACGACAAGAACCGTGGTCACTCTACAATCTCAAAGAAGACCGCAGTGAATTGCATGATGTCGCAGAAACGCATCGAAAAATTGTCTCTGAACTTGCAACCCAGTGGCAAAAAACGGCTCAGGAAACCAATGTCGTCGAATGGAATACGTTTCCGCAATCTCAGAACAGACACACGCCTGAGTATCGGGAAAAGTAA
- a CDS encoding FKBP-type peptidyl-prolyl cis-trans isomerase, translating to MQKIAIETDTVTIHYRASTRDGGVIEDTSGRKPLVMNLADEHFLPLFRKQIIGMQPGEEKTIKLDPQESFGLRDHLRQMTVPRGCLPSGIQKGDQLSTTIQGYAVNAWVVQLGEEEATLDTNHPLAGEPLELSVQMISIEA from the coding sequence ATGCAGAAGATCGCCATTGAAACAGATACCGTCACTATCCACTATCGAGCCAGCACGCGTGATGGGGGAGTCATTGAAGACACTTCGGGGCGAAAACCGCTGGTCATGAATCTGGCTGATGAACACTTTCTCCCCTTATTCCGCAAACAAATTATTGGAATGCAGCCGGGCGAGGAGAAAACCATCAAACTCGATCCTCAGGAAAGTTTTGGGTTGCGAGACCACTTACGCCAGATGACAGTTCCTCGAGGTTGCCTTCCGTCCGGCATTCAAAAAGGCGATCAATTATCGACAACGATTCAGGGGTACGCAGTGAATGCCTGGGTTGTTCAACTGGGTGAGGAAGAAGCAACTCTCGATACCAATCATCCCCTCGCCGGAGAACCACTTGAGTTGAGTGTGCAAATGATTTCAATTGAAGCCTGA
- a CDS encoding sulfatase-like hydrolase/transferase, which produces MPRSLSLFCWLLLGFISCSIVSERVQAEERPNVLFIAVDDLRPEIHNYGINKMVTPNFDRLAAQGVQFNRAYCNIAVCGASRASLMSGLRPTPKRFTSYLTRIDKDAPEVTSLPKLFKDQGYTTISNGKIYHHKNDDPTAWSEPAWRGKKSSLWWVMAENQPEPGSNKRGPAFEAAVELDENYPDAITCEKTIQDLKRLAKKEEPFFLACGFYRPHLPFVAPQKYWDLYPEDEVILPDNMYFPHDLSQAFQYRWGEMRSYRGIPPQGPVTEVTARNLIRGYHACVSFIDAQLGRLLDELDQLGIADNTIVVLWGDHGWQLGEHGFWCKHTNFEVATRTPLYIAGPGIEGGRACEKLVEFVDIYPTLCELAKIDKPEHLQGKSMQVLLNDVNAEFKEAVYTRHGGGDAVRTSDFRYMEIRTKNGAGDYLGEGLFDLKNDPAENYDFSINPNFAETRESLKEMLKQHKASVE; this is translated from the coding sequence ATGCCACGATCTCTGAGTCTGTTTTGCTGGTTGCTTTTAGGTTTCATATCATGCAGCATCGTGTCAGAACGAGTGCAGGCCGAAGAACGTCCGAATGTTTTATTCATTGCAGTTGATGATCTGCGTCCAGAGATTCACAACTACGGCATCAATAAAATGGTCACGCCGAATTTCGATCGCCTGGCTGCACAGGGTGTTCAGTTTAATCGTGCGTATTGCAATATCGCGGTCTGCGGAGCTTCGCGAGCCAGTCTGATGTCCGGACTGCGTCCAACCCCCAAACGATTTACTTCTTATCTGACACGGATCGACAAAGATGCCCCCGAGGTGACTTCACTTCCCAAGCTGTTTAAAGATCAGGGATATACAACGATCAGCAACGGTAAAATCTACCATCACAAAAACGACGATCCAACGGCCTGGAGTGAACCGGCGTGGCGAGGAAAGAAATCGAGCTTGTGGTGGGTTATGGCAGAAAACCAACCCGAACCGGGATCTAATAAACGCGGCCCTGCTTTTGAAGCGGCTGTCGAACTGGATGAAAATTATCCCGATGCGATCACCTGTGAAAAAACGATTCAAGACTTAAAACGACTGGCAAAAAAAGAGGAGCCGTTCTTTCTGGCGTGTGGATTTTATCGCCCCCATCTCCCATTTGTCGCTCCTCAGAAGTACTGGGATCTTTATCCGGAAGATGAAGTGATCCTTCCCGATAACATGTATTTTCCCCACGACTTATCACAAGCATTTCAGTATCGATGGGGAGAAATGCGGTCCTATCGTGGTATCCCTCCCCAAGGGCCAGTTACTGAAGTGACGGCTCGAAACTTGATTCGAGGCTACCATGCCTGCGTCAGTTTTATCGATGCTCAACTGGGGCGTCTGCTCGATGAACTCGATCAGTTAGGAATTGCAGATAACACGATTGTCGTGCTGTGGGGAGATCATGGCTGGCAACTGGGCGAGCATGGTTTCTGGTGCAAACACACAAATTTCGAAGTGGCGACACGCACCCCGCTCTACATCGCCGGGCCGGGAATTGAAGGTGGCCGTGCGTGTGAAAAGCTCGTCGAGTTTGTCGACATCTACCCAACTTTGTGCGAGTTAGCAAAGATTGACAAGCCTGAGCACCTGCAGGGAAAAAGCATGCAGGTGCTTCTTAATGATGTGAATGCTGAATTCAAAGAAGCGGTTTATACAAGACATGGCGGTGGAGATGCCGTCCGCACTTCTGATTTTCGTTATATGGAAATTCGCACCAAAAACGGAGCCGGTGACTATCTGGGAGAGGGACTCTTCGATCTGAAAAATGACCCTGCTGAAAATTACGATTTCAGTATCAACCCGAATTTTGCGGAAACGCGGGAGAGCCTGAAAGAGATGCTGAAACAGCACAAAGCCAGTGTCGAATAG
- a CDS encoding carboxymuconolactone decarboxylase family protein yields MLKLQPVPEDKADGKVGQTYERLHDLLGPDPLPEPFLIMGNVEAFLRDYYMNFKKFVYSAGKLDEKSKAAIALVTAIHAHSEVWFQYFRQRCLDLGWEESQLAELAAISTTNYMYNTFFKFRELSGTDKFEGLPVGLRAHTFHGTSLDDKMVELINLVISDLNACKPCVSGHVSKAENLGLSSEEMLEAIQCAATVYAGAQFISAAS; encoded by the coding sequence ATGCTGAAATTGCAACCTGTTCCCGAAGACAAAGCGGATGGAAAAGTCGGTCAAACATACGAACGCCTGCACGACCTTCTCGGACCGGATCCGCTTCCCGAACCTTTTCTCATCATGGGAAATGTCGAAGCGTTTTTGCGAGACTATTACATGAATTTCAAAAAGTTTGTCTACTCTGCTGGCAAACTGGATGAGAAATCCAAAGCCGCCATTGCCCTGGTGACGGCAATTCATGCCCATAGCGAGGTTTGGTTTCAGTATTTTCGACAGCGGTGTCTCGATTTGGGCTGGGAGGAATCACAGTTGGCTGAGTTGGCTGCGATCTCGACCACAAATTACATGTACAATACATTCTTCAAATTTCGTGAACTTTCCGGGACCGATAAATTTGAAGGATTACCGGTCGGACTGCGAGCACATACATTTCACGGAACCAGTCTGGACGACAAGATGGTCGAACTGATCAACCTCGTGATCAGCGATTTGAATGCCTGCAAGCCTTGCGTGAGTGGGCATGTCTCCAAAGCCGAGAATCTCGGACTTTCTTCGGAGGAAATGCTTGAAGCGATTCAGTGTGCGGCCACTGTTTATGCAGGTGCTCAGTTTATTAGTGCAGCGAGTTAA
- a CDS encoding lysylphosphatidylglycerol synthase transmembrane domain-containing protein produces MFVTALCLWWAVRDVNWSEVGQQFSKARYESVPVYVFFLGLFFAFKTIRWAWLLKPVKFLKPGKVLGPLMVGFMGNNILPAHLGEFFRVFLLSRQEKIAAGAVLSSVAIERVLDIIAVLLLVGVGMLAVKDVPTAISTGFFYVGLIALAMVVVLALAVIFIQPAVSLACWLIHRLPVKSTWKGHLEELIRAAAAGASVLRDGKLLVLLMTNSALQWSFNCAMIAVSLWSFGIHVPFSATLILLGVLVFAVTIPSSPGFFGAIQVAFVETLKIFGVPASTAFAASIYYHLIQYVLVTAVGFWFLGQSGFSLSRLQDGAEHIEEQELEVS; encoded by the coding sequence ATTTTCGTCACAGCTCTTTGCCTGTGGTGGGCTGTGCGGGACGTTAACTGGTCAGAAGTTGGCCAGCAGTTCTCGAAAGCCAGATACGAGAGTGTGCCAGTGTATGTTTTTTTTCTAGGCCTGTTTTTCGCATTCAAAACGATCCGCTGGGCTTGGCTGTTAAAGCCGGTGAAGTTCCTGAAACCAGGTAAAGTCCTCGGGCCGCTAATGGTCGGATTTATGGGGAATAATATCCTGCCTGCCCATCTCGGTGAGTTCTTTCGAGTCTTCCTGCTCTCCCGACAGGAAAAAATCGCTGCTGGAGCCGTGCTCTCCAGTGTCGCCATAGAACGTGTACTGGATATTATTGCCGTTTTACTACTGGTTGGTGTTGGCATGCTGGCCGTAAAGGATGTACCAACTGCGATATCCACAGGATTTTTCTATGTCGGACTGATCGCACTGGCGATGGTTGTGGTTTTGGCTTTAGCGGTGATATTTATTCAGCCAGCTGTTTCCCTGGCCTGCTGGTTGATACATCGACTTCCCGTAAAAAGCACCTGGAAAGGTCATCTTGAAGAGCTGATTCGTGCAGCCGCTGCTGGTGCCAGTGTGTTACGGGATGGAAAGCTTCTGGTGCTGTTAATGACCAACTCTGCTCTGCAGTGGAGTTTCAACTGTGCAATGATTGCCGTTTCGCTCTGGAGTTTTGGGATCCATGTGCCGTTCTCTGCAACATTGATTCTGCTCGGTGTCCTCGTTTTCGCGGTGACGATCCCTTCTTCCCCCGGTTTTTTTGGTGCGATTCAGGTCGCTTTTGTCGAAACTTTAAAAATCTTTGGTGTGCCAGCCTCCACGGCTTTTGCCGCTTCGATTTACTATCATCTAATTCAGTATGTCCTCGTGACAGCAGTCGGTTTCTGGTTCCTGGGGCAATCCGGATTCTCCCTCTCCCGCTTACAGGATGGTGCAGAACATATCGAAGAGCAGGAGCTGGAAGTCAGTTGA
- a CDS encoding DUF1559 domain-containing protein produces the protein MNNSPNRSVFTIRKAFTLIELLVVIAIIAILVALLLPAVQQAREAARRSSCKNNLKQIGLALHNYLDTYTVFPPAICMDQAGTPGGQWSIHARIMPFVEQASLYDLADFEDSYDESGAPPANVRVAIYLCPSDIGDKPRSNTHYPTSYGYNAGPWFVWNNSNFSKGNGAFAPNSSWADRDFTDGLTNTISFAEVKAFSPYVRSSASGSAPITSTSEPMPSVPNLTTWDGEDLKTGGGFGADGSSGHTEWVDGRVHQTGFTSTFTPNTTVQVSGGGTTAPDGDFTNCREAKACTDPTYAVVTSRSYHKGTVNAQLMDGSVRSISENIDLGTWHNLSVRNDGKVIGEF, from the coding sequence ATGAACAACTCACCTAATCGTAGCGTGTTTACCATTCGGAAAGCTTTTACTCTTATCGAATTGCTAGTAGTCATCGCGATCATCGCTATTCTGGTGGCATTATTACTTCCAGCTGTCCAGCAGGCGCGTGAGGCGGCTCGTCGAAGTTCGTGTAAAAATAATCTGAAGCAAATCGGCCTGGCACTCCATAATTATCTGGATACCTATACCGTTTTCCCGCCTGCAATCTGTATGGACCAGGCTGGAACTCCCGGCGGACAATGGTCGATTCATGCTCGCATCATGCCATTTGTGGAGCAAGCCTCACTTTACGACCTCGCAGACTTCGAGGATTCTTATGATGAGAGCGGAGCGCCTCCTGCAAATGTTCGCGTCGCAATCTATTTATGCCCTTCAGATATTGGCGATAAGCCAAGATCCAACACCCATTACCCCACATCCTATGGCTATAACGCTGGCCCTTGGTTTGTCTGGAACAACAGCAATTTCAGCAAAGGGAACGGAGCATTTGCACCAAACAGCAGCTGGGCTGATCGGGATTTTACAGATGGCTTGACCAATACGATTTCTTTTGCAGAAGTTAAAGCGTTCTCTCCTTACGTGAGATCATCTGCAAGCGGCAGTGCACCAATCACTTCGACGAGCGAACCGATGCCCTCTGTCCCGAATTTAACCACATGGGATGGAGAAGATCTGAAAACTGGTGGTGGATTTGGAGCAGACGGTAGCAGTGGGCACACGGAATGGGTTGATGGGCGAGTTCATCAGACTGGCTTCACTTCAACATTCACACCCAACACTACGGTGCAGGTTTCTGGTGGAGGAACGACTGCCCCTGATGGAGATTTCACAAACTGTCGTGAAGCCAAAGCCTGTACGGATCCGACGTATGCAGTTGTGACATCTCGTTCCTATCATAAGGGAACCGTCAACGCACAACTGATGGACGGGTCGGTCCGTAGCATCAGCGAAAACATCGACCTGGGCACATGGCATAATTTGAGCGTCCGGAACGACGGAAAAGTCATCGGCGAATTTTAA
- a CDS encoding acetolactate synthase: MNYGEDVPVAPMTARGKGWPCLRQFCVFMENQVGRLHELFRLIERNELRVIAMSVVDSADFSTVRLMVDDADRAREIFSLSNFNWFENDVVGVCLPDDPQPLVRVCLALMQAELNIRYTYPLLFRRGGRGAIAISVDDIDQATKILKDRGLEIITEDDLKDDDNYFF, encoded by the coding sequence ATGAATTATGGAGAAGATGTTCCGGTCGCGCCGATGACGGCTCGCGGTAAAGGCTGGCCTTGTTTGCGTCAGTTTTGTGTCTTCATGGAAAATCAGGTTGGGCGACTGCACGAATTATTTCGTTTGATTGAGCGAAACGAACTGCGAGTCATCGCGATGAGTGTTGTCGACTCGGCTGATTTCTCCACCGTCCGCTTAATGGTCGATGATGCCGATCGTGCTCGCGAGATTTTTTCACTCTCGAATTTCAACTGGTTCGAAAACGATGTTGTCGGCGTCTGCCTGCCGGACGATCCTCAACCGCTTGTCCGCGTCTGTCTGGCATTAATGCAAGCCGAACTAAATATCCGCTACACCTATCCCTTACTGTTTCGTCGGGGTGGTCGTGGAGCGATTGCGATTTCCGTTGATGATATTGATCAAGCCACGAAAATCCTTAAGGATCGCGGGCTGGAAATCATTACCGAAGACGACCTTAAGGACGATGACAATTACTTCTTCTGA
- a CDS encoding serine/threonine protein kinase, producing the protein MALKLTADSYMAGVRASGLVEQKLLDNTLAELKRHGRKLDDADDISSEFLKRGLITEWQAEKLLQGRHKGFVLGRYKLMNLLGRGEMSAVYMAEHIAMQRKCAIKVLPANRVKDTSYLGRFQREARAVATLDHPNIVRAYDVDQQNEGGAEIHFLVMEYVEGQSIEKLVNSKGPMPFVEIADIIRQAAEGLFHAHNAGLVHRDIKPGNLLVSQNGTVKLLDLGLARFFKEDGEESLTIKHDEKVLGTADYLAPEQAVDSHNVDQRGDIYSLGCTFYFALTGHPPFTDGTLVQRLLAHQTRQPPSIKVDRPDIPDSLLAIVEKMMAKKREDRYQTARELADDLTRWLGQNGSDDWKQKNIHLISMLYGTEHARGMMNADQPAEKKPSVSDEVRRRNNIRPKERSLEDSTLSQANTSARPQRRPASEGGPKRRRPMPAKGSVAGRNVAHTAKRQLAEAKAVKNELPWVLIIIALVLLTIAITFGVAYWMFSGNNTPKTTSTQTIETVIATTSNRNV; encoded by the coding sequence ATGGCGCTGAAGTTGACCGCTGACTCATACATGGCTGGTGTTCGCGCCAGTGGATTAGTCGAACAGAAACTGTTGGACAATACACTGGCTGAGCTGAAACGTCATGGCCGAAAACTGGATGATGCGGATGACATTTCCAGCGAGTTCCTCAAACGGGGACTGATTACCGAATGGCAGGCCGAGAAACTGTTGCAAGGACGGCACAAAGGTTTCGTCCTCGGACGTTATAAGCTGATGAATCTTCTTGGCCGCGGCGAAATGAGTGCCGTCTACATGGCTGAACATATCGCCATGCAGCGAAAGTGCGCCATTAAAGTGCTTCCTGCGAACCGCGTGAAAGATACTTCCTATCTGGGGCGATTTCAGCGGGAAGCCCGAGCGGTCGCCACTCTGGATCATCCGAACATTGTCCGTGCTTACGATGTGGATCAGCAAAACGAAGGGGGAGCTGAAATTCACTTCCTGGTCATGGAATATGTCGAAGGCCAGAGCATCGAAAAGCTGGTCAACAGCAAAGGACCAATGCCATTCGTCGAAATCGCTGACATCATTCGTCAAGCTGCCGAAGGGCTATTCCATGCTCACAATGCTGGCCTTGTGCATCGAGACATCAAGCCCGGCAACCTGCTGGTCAGTCAAAATGGAACTGTTAAGTTACTCGATCTCGGGCTGGCTCGATTTTTCAAAGAAGACGGGGAAGAATCGCTAACGATTAAGCATGATGAAAAAGTCCTCGGAACAGCTGATTATCTGGCTCCTGAGCAGGCCGTCGACAGCCACAATGTCGACCAGCGGGGAGACATTTACAGCCTGGGATGCACGTTCTATTTTGCATTGACCGGTCATCCTCCTTTTACTGACGGAACCCTTGTACAACGTTTGCTCGCTCATCAGACACGTCAGCCCCCTTCGATTAAGGTCGATCGTCCGGACATTCCAGACAGCCTGCTGGCAATCGTCGAAAAAATGATGGCCAAGAAACGGGAAGATCGCTATCAAACGGCTCGCGAATTGGCCGATGATCTCACTCGCTGGCTCGGTCAAAACGGCAGTGATGACTGGAAACAGAAAAATATCCATCTGATCAGCATGTTGTATGGGACAGAACATGCTCGGGGCATGATGAACGCAGATCAACCGGCAGAGAAAAAGCCAAGCGTGAGTGATGAAGTTCGCCGGCGAAACAATATTCGACCAAAAGAACGCTCGCTGGAGGACTCCACACTCAGTCAGGCAAATACTTCTGCTCGACCACAACGTCGACCAGCTTCAGAGGGAGGCCCCAAACGCCGCCGTCCCATGCCTGCAAAAGGTTCGGTTGCCGGTCGCAATGTCGCACATACGGCCAAGCGTCAACTGGCTGAAGCCAAGGCTGTCAAAAATGAACTTCCCTGGGTTTTGATTATTATTGCTCTGGTCCTACTGACGATTGCGATCACATTTGGCGTTGCTTACTGGATGTTCTCCGGCAATAACACACCTAAAACGACATCGACTCAAACGATTGAGACGGTTATAGCGACCACTTCGAATCGAAACGTATGA